From a single Cytophagales bacterium WSM2-2 genomic region:
- the cheY gene encoding chemotaxis protein CheY, producing MEKRVLIVDDSLYMRTLIKDALETGGYNVVGQAANGEEAIDLAFELQPDLITLDNILPDMIGTDILKVYHEEGLKSKVVMISAVGQESVVNEGLRLGAKAYIVKPFTNEQLVEAINKA from the coding sequence ATGGAAAAAAGAGTATTAATTGTAGACGATTCTCTTTATATGAGAACACTGATCAAGGATGCCCTGGAAACCGGCGGTTATAATGTTGTAGGCCAGGCAGCCAATGGTGAAGAGGCCATCGATCTTGCTTTCGAATTGCAACCTGACCTGATCACCCTTGACAACATCCTTCCGGACATGATTGGCACGGACATCCTCAAAGTGTATCATGAGGAAGGCTTGAAATCGAAAGTGGTAATGATCAGTGCGGTTGGGCAGGAGTCGGTGGTCAATGAGGGCCTCCGGTTGGGAGCAAAGGCTTATATCGTTAAGCCGTTTACCAACGAACAATTGGTCGAAGCTATTAATAAAGCCTAA
- a CDS encoding chemotaxis protein CheD produces the protein MIEYKLNIGEVATSAGKASYSCFGLGSCIGLFIKDNLTGYTGGAHIFLPDDEAANGYFPFSGVTQALDEILRQLKAHGSNLMALRAKLAGGANFLGTESKVGEQNIQSVLRNLISRRIFVAATDLGGNFSRTTKFNSDTGVLTVSIPEMNQSKTY, from the coding sequence ATGATCGAGTATAAATTAAATATCGGAGAAGTAGCTACGTCAGCCGGGAAAGCAAGTTATTCCTGCTTCGGTCTGGGCTCCTGCATTGGATTGTTCATCAAAGATAATCTTACAGGATATACTGGTGGCGCCCATATTTTTCTTCCCGATGACGAAGCAGCTAATGGGTATTTTCCATTCTCAGGTGTAACCCAGGCGTTGGATGAAATTCTGCGTCAATTGAAGGCACATGGAAGTAACCTTATGGCATTGAGAGCGAAGCTGGCCGGTGGCGCAAATTTTCTGGGAACCGAATCAAAAGTGGGCGAGCAGAATATTCAATCTGTACTAAGGAACCTTATCAGCCGGAGAATATTCGTTGCCGCAACCGACCTGGGTGGAAATTTTAGCCGGACAACAAAATTTAACAGCGACACCGGAGTACTGACAGTCAGTATTCCTGAAATGAACCAAAGTAAAACCTACTAA
- a CDS encoding signal transduction histidine kinase, whose protein sequence is MLDLNKGVNNDDRLEAGHSTITRPNRKNKTKNTMKRNLYQEKGSSTNGGLVTATETKLVDQLKKQLLDLQAEQQRTIEQMKAQEEELRQNMEEMSATQEEMTRRQFETEAQMEAINSTSAYIEFTPQGMIVTANDLLLKTLKYDIKEIEGKHHKIFCEGSYVSSREYERFWDNLRAGSAQSGEFKQIARDGNEVWILANYTPVVDAAGKVTKVIELATNITEQKLKNADFQGQINAINKSQAVIEFNMDGTIISANENFLGVMGYSLPEIKGKHHSIFVEPSYAKSNEYKDFWAKLNRGEFLVNEYKRISKGGREVWIQASYNPILDLNGLPFKVVKFATDITDQRLKNMDYAGQLEAIGRSNAVIEFNMDGTIINANDNFLKTLGYSLNEIKGKHHRMFVSQEYGRSTEYREFWNTLNRGEFFVGTYTRINRRGEEVFIQASYNPIKDMDGKPYKVVKYALDMTEVIRVIKAMSVGDLSLRCDTSADNEGLTAEINKTIENLSSVLKNISQGSDVVAKSSDLLQKKTTDMQRNTTEVATSISQMAKGAQDQASRTDASSRLINDVMSSSTEMEKKANLINKAAENGLQSSNQGMKTVKVLVNNMTGIKESANQTSQSISVLTKRTEEIGRTLNVITDIASQTNLLALNAAIEAARAGDAGRGFAVVAEEIRKLAEDSRKSAVEIEKIISDVQKDTQAASKAIETMESSVKEGNKSSVEAELIFQEIAKSSEETFGASKEIQTATITQKESISSVVKNFEQIVVVSEETAAGTQQVASSSQQMSMGMNEIAKAGDELSAVAAELQAGVQQFKLKKG, encoded by the coding sequence ATGCTTGATCTTAATAAAGGAGTAAACAATGATGATCGGCTGGAAGCTGGTCACTCAACAATAACCAGACCCAATCGAAAAAACAAAACAAAAAACACTATGAAAAGAAATTTATACCAAGAGAAAGGAAGTTCGACCAACGGAGGATTGGTAACAGCTACCGAAACCAAGCTGGTGGATCAATTGAAAAAGCAATTGCTTGATCTTCAGGCGGAGCAGCAGAGGACTATAGAGCAAATGAAAGCTCAGGAAGAAGAGTTGCGTCAGAACATGGAAGAGATGTCGGCTACCCAGGAAGAAATGACGCGCAGGCAATTCGAAACGGAAGCGCAAATGGAAGCTATCAACAGTACTTCTGCGTACATCGAATTTACTCCACAGGGAATGATTGTAACTGCGAATGACCTGCTCCTTAAAACACTTAAATACGATATCAAGGAAATCGAAGGGAAGCATCACAAAATATTTTGTGAAGGCTCGTATGTGAGTTCACGTGAATACGAGCGCTTCTGGGACAACCTCCGTGCAGGAAGTGCACAGTCCGGGGAATTCAAGCAAATAGCCCGCGATGGGAATGAAGTATGGATCCTTGCCAATTATACACCAGTCGTAGATGCTGCTGGTAAAGTGACTAAGGTCATCGAACTGGCAACAAATATCACCGAACAAAAACTGAAAAACGCTGACTTCCAGGGACAGATCAACGCCATCAACAAGTCACAGGCAGTCATTGAATTTAATATGGACGGTACCATCATTTCTGCGAATGAGAATTTCCTCGGTGTGATGGGCTATTCACTTCCTGAAATCAAGGGCAAGCATCACAGCATATTTGTCGAGCCATCTTATGCGAAGAGTAATGAATACAAGGACTTTTGGGCGAAACTAAACCGCGGTGAATTCCTTGTCAATGAATACAAACGAATTAGCAAAGGTGGAAGGGAAGTTTGGATACAAGCATCATACAACCCGATCCTTGACCTGAATGGCCTTCCATTTAAGGTGGTAAAGTTTGCGACTGATATTACAGATCAAAGATTGAAGAACATGGATTATGCCGGGCAGCTCGAAGCGATCGGCCGGTCGAATGCAGTTATCGAGTTCAATATGGATGGTACAATCATCAACGCAAACGATAACTTCTTGAAAACATTGGGGTACTCCCTCAACGAAATCAAGGGGAAACACCATCGCATGTTTGTATCCCAGGAATACGGAAGAAGCACAGAGTACCGTGAGTTTTGGAACACCTTGAATAGAGGTGAGTTTTTTGTGGGTACTTATACCCGTATTAACAGGAGAGGAGAAGAAGTTTTCATTCAGGCATCTTATAATCCGATCAAGGATATGGATGGAAAACCGTACAAGGTTGTGAAGTATGCACTTGACATGACAGAAGTAATTCGCGTCATCAAGGCGATGTCTGTCGGAGATTTAAGCCTGCGTTGCGATACTTCAGCAGATAATGAAGGTCTTACTGCTGAAATCAACAAAACGATAGAGAACCTGAGCAGCGTTCTCAAGAATATAAGCCAGGGTTCTGATGTCGTGGCAAAATCTTCGGATTTATTGCAGAAGAAAACAACAGACATGCAACGCAATACAACTGAGGTGGCAACTTCCATTTCACAAATGGCGAAAGGCGCGCAGGACCAAGCCTCGCGTACCGATGCATCATCACGGTTGATCAATGACGTCATGAGCTCTTCTACTGAAATGGAGAAGAAAGCGAACCTCATCAATAAGGCCGCCGAGAACGGACTTCAAAGCTCAAACCAGGGAATGAAAACGGTGAAAGTCCTTGTCAACAACATGACAGGAATTAAAGAGTCGGCCAATCAGACATCTCAATCCATAAGCGTGCTCACGAAGCGTACCGAAGAGATTGGTCGTACGCTGAATGTGATCACAGATATTGCAAGTCAGACAAACTTGCTTGCCCTTAACGCAGCGATCGAAGCAGCGCGGGCAGGTGATGCCGGAAGAGGTTTTGCCGTGGTGGCTGAAGAGATCAGGAAACTGGCGGAAGACTCGAGAAAGTCAGCCGTGGAGATCGAGAAGATCATCAGTGATGTGCAGAAGGATACACAAGCAGCAAGCAAAGCCATTGAGACAATGGAGTCAAGTGTCAAAGAAGGAAATAAGTCCAGCGTTGAGGCTGAACTGATATTCCAGGAAATCGCCAAGTCGAGCGAAGAGACATTCGGAGCTTCAAAAGAAATTCAGACAGCTACGATTACGCAGAAAGAATCGATTTCTTCAGTGGTGAAAAATTTTGAACAAATCGTTGTGGTTTCCGAAGAGACAGCTGCAGGTACGCAACAAGTAGCAAGCTCCAGCCAGCAGATGAGCATGGGCATGAATGAAATAGCGAAGGCAGGTGACGAGCTCTCTGCAGTAGCCGCTGAGCTGCAGGCAGGAGTACAGCAATTCAAACTAAAGAAAGGTTGA
- a CDS encoding DNA-binding response regulator, giving the protein MNKHKIVLVDDHSMIRTGVKDILKHSEEMMVVGEADSGAKAIRMYEEIKPDLIMLDISLPDINGMDVSRQILEFDPAANILMLSMHADEDYVCRCIQHGVKGYVVKDESAQELERAVSTILEGKTYFGRKAQEVILNKYKRTAVGRKEKSDNVKLTPREIEIINLIDTGLTSNEMADKLFISPRTVETHRANLMKKFGVKNSIELVKKARSLHIISESN; this is encoded by the coding sequence ATGAATAAGCACAAGATAGTTCTCGTTGACGACCATTCGATGATTAGAACAGGAGTGAAAGATATCCTGAAACACTCTGAAGAGATGATGGTTGTTGGGGAAGCAGACTCAGGAGCAAAAGCAATCCGGATGTATGAGGAGATCAAACCTGACCTGATTATGCTCGACATTTCGCTTCCGGATATCAACGGAATGGATGTAAGCAGGCAGATACTTGAATTCGATCCTGCCGCTAATATTCTCATGCTTTCAATGCATGCGGATGAAGACTATGTATGCAGGTGTATTCAGCATGGGGTGAAAGGATATGTAGTGAAAGATGAAAGTGCTCAGGAATTGGAACGGGCAGTCTCAACGATATTGGAGGGAAAGACTTATTTCGGACGAAAGGCTCAGGAAGTCATTCTGAATAAGTATAAACGAACAGCTGTAGGACGAAAAGAAAAGAGCGATAACGTCAAACTGACACCGCGTGAAATCGAGATTATCAACCTGATCGACACGGGACTCACAAGTAATGAAATGGCGGATAAACTATTTATAAGTCCCAGGACAGTTGAAACACATCGCGCTAACCTGATGAAAAAATTTGGAGTAAAGAATTCCATTGAGCTTGTGAAGAAAGCAAGAAGCCTCCATATCATTTCCGAATCAAACTAG
- a CDS encoding DNA helicase codes for MINPTEQDERNYLEEIKERISFALQRTSTRVNEFSDELRETKEYLHEHQSGLDEADIVAAWQSINRMANTGEETVEQRRRLMKLVSSPYFGRIDFRSGSNNKESNVYVGLTTFIDGAQRLNLIYDWRAPISSMFYDFELGEAQYETPSGMMKGEISLKRQYKIRDGQMEFMIESAVSIHDEILQKELSKSADDHMKNIAATIQRDQNQVIRNEHAQVMIIQGVAGSGKTSIALHRIAFLLYRFRDSIRAKDILVLSPNKVFADYISNVLPELGEEQIPEMEIEELATELLEKRYTFQTFFQQVAMLLDRPRPEFIERVKFKSTFEFVKQLNKYLIHLENTSLTHVELRVAGVVVPFPFVVEKFKAWQRMPMHRRIPEVIQEVLQYIRMEVKRKLSGKEKARVYELVPRMFNIRSPFEIYKDFYLWIGKPEMFRMMPGMQLEYADVYPLIYCKIRLEGAGTYDDVKHLLIDEMQDYTPVQYAVLSRVFKCRKTILGDINQSVNPFGASAAEDIEEVFPHGEVVKLYRSYRSTFEISRFASSILPTPGLIAMERHGEKPQALGFPTHDQEVEAIRGRIVEFEKSGHHSLGIICKTQQQANVLFEKIKWEKAHLLSPASTTFSHGVIIVSAHLAKGLEFDEVIVPFASATHYQSDLDRSMLYIACTRAMHKLTLTYEGKKSEMLMPVE; via the coding sequence ATGATTAACCCAACCGAACAAGACGAACGTAATTACCTGGAAGAAATCAAAGAGCGTATTTCATTTGCGCTGCAGCGCACTTCTACCCGAGTCAACGAATTTTCAGATGAATTGCGGGAAACCAAAGAATATCTTCATGAACATCAGTCGGGTCTGGACGAAGCAGACATAGTAGCGGCATGGCAGTCCATCAATCGTATGGCCAACACCGGAGAAGAGACTGTAGAGCAAAGACGGAGACTGATGAAACTGGTATCTTCACCGTATTTCGGCCGGATAGATTTTCGCTCAGGGAGCAATAATAAAGAGTCTAACGTGTATGTGGGCCTCACCACTTTCATCGATGGAGCTCAGCGTCTCAACCTTATTTACGACTGGCGTGCGCCTATTTCTTCAATGTTCTATGACTTTGAACTTGGAGAAGCGCAATATGAAACGCCTTCCGGAATGATGAAGGGTGAAATTAGCCTGAAGCGTCAGTATAAGATCCGCGATGGCCAGATGGAGTTCATGATCGAAAGTGCAGTGAGCATTCATGACGAAATCCTGCAGAAAGAACTAAGTAAGTCGGCCGATGACCACATGAAAAATATCGCGGCCACTATTCAACGCGATCAAAACCAGGTGATCCGCAATGAACATGCCCAGGTGATGATCATACAAGGAGTGGCTGGCTCTGGAAAAACTTCCATCGCACTTCACCGGATCGCCTTCTTGCTTTACCGTTTCCGCGACTCTATCCGTGCGAAAGATATTTTGGTCTTGTCGCCCAATAAGGTATTTGCCGACTACATCAGTAATGTATTGCCGGAATTGGGAGAGGAGCAAATTCCTGAAATGGAAATAGAAGAGCTGGCAACTGAGCTACTTGAAAAGAGATACACTTTTCAGACGTTCTTTCAGCAAGTAGCTATGTTACTGGACCGACCCCGCCCGGAGTTTATTGAACGGGTAAAATTCAAATCAACATTTGAATTTGTGAAACAGCTCAACAAATATTTGATCCATTTGGAAAACACCTCGCTTACGCATGTCGAGCTGAGGGTGGCGGGAGTGGTTGTGCCCTTTCCTTTTGTGGTCGAAAAATTTAAAGCCTGGCAACGTATGCCTATGCACCGGCGGATACCGGAAGTAATCCAGGAAGTATTGCAATACATCCGGATGGAAGTGAAACGCAAACTCAGCGGCAAGGAGAAAGCACGCGTGTATGAACTAGTGCCTCGCATGTTCAACATTCGCTCGCCTTTTGAAATCTACAAAGATTTCTATTTATGGATAGGCAAGCCAGAAATGTTCCGGATGATGCCGGGAATGCAGCTGGAGTATGCGGATGTGTATCCGCTCATCTACTGCAAGATCAGACTGGAGGGCGCAGGCACTTATGACGATGTTAAGCATTTGCTGATTGATGAGATGCAGGACTATACACCTGTGCAATACGCAGTACTCTCACGTGTGTTCAAATGCCGAAAGACGATCCTGGGTGATATCAACCAGTCGGTGAACCCATTCGGAGCGTCTGCCGCTGAAGATATTGAAGAAGTTTTTCCTCATGGAGAAGTGGTGAAATTGTACCGCAGTTACCGTTCTACTTTCGAGATCAGTCGTTTTGCTTCAAGCATTCTTCCAACTCCCGGACTCATCGCCATGGAGCGCCACGGTGAAAAGCCACAGGCGCTTGGCTTTCCCACACACGACCAGGAAGTCGAAGCCATCCGTGGACGGATAGTGGAATTTGAAAAGTCCGGGCATCATTCGCTTGGCATCATTTGCAAGACTCAACAACAGGCAAATGTCTTGTTTGAAAAAATCAAGTGGGAGAAAGCTCACCTGCTTAGTCCCGCCAGCACAACATTTTCACATGGTGTTATCATTGTCAGCGCCCATTTAGCCAAAGGCCTGGAATTCGATGAGGTCATTGTACCATTCGCTTCTGCTACCCACTATCAATCCGATTTGGACCGGAGCATGCTGTACATCGCCTGCACTCGGGCGATGCATAAGCTCACGTTGACTTATGAAGGAAAGAAGAGCGAGATGCTTATGCCTGTTGAGTGA